GCCTCGAGGACGACCTGCGCCGGGGCCTGCGCGAAGCAGCCGCCTTCAACGCTGCCTACCTGCAGTCCGAGGACTACCTCGAGGCCCAGCGGGCCCTGGCCGAGCGCCGTGAACCGCAATTCAAGGGGAAATAAGAATCCGTTATAGCAAGCGAGCAGCCTGCTCTGTCCCGGCCAGCTGCCAGTCTCGCTGAAAACCGACGGCTGCTCGCCAAGAACACCGCCTTCTTACCTCTTCGCAAGGAGATCTCCATGTCCGATCCTTTCCAGCCCAACCTCCTTTCCGGCAAGGTCGCCCTGGTCACCGGCGGCGGCAGCGGCATCAACCTCGCCATCGCCCAGCGCATGGCCGCGCAGGGCGCGGCCCTGATCCTGGTGGGCCGCACCCTCGAGAAGGTCGAGGCTGCGGCGCGCGACCTCGAGGCGGCGGGCGGGCGCGCCATCGGCCTGTCCGCCGACGTGCGCGACTACGCGGCCCTCGAGGCCGCCATCGTTCAGGGTGCCCGGCACTTCGGCGGCCTGGATATCGTGGTGTGCGGCGCGGCAGGCAATTTTCCGGCCCCGGCCACCGGGATGTCGGCCAACGGTTTTCGTTCGGTGGTGGACATCGACCTGCTGGGAACCTTCAACACCTGTCGCGCCGCCTTCGAGTACCTGCGCAAACCCGGAGCCTCGGTGGTCGCGATCTCGGCGGTGCAGGCCCTGATGCCCACTGCCCTGCAGAGCCACGTCTCGGCCGCCAAGGCCGGGGTGGACATGCTGATTCGGACCCTGGCCCTCGAGTGGGGTCCGCTGGGGGTTCGCCTGAACTCGATCGCGCCCGGCCCGGTCGAGGACACCGAAGGGGTACGGCGCCTGGTCCCGACCGAAGCGGCGCGCGAGGCGCTCACCCGCTCGATTCCGCTGCAACGGTTCGCGCAGGGCAGCGAAATCGCCGATCTGGCACTGTTTTTGTGCTCGGATGCGGCGCGCTACATCACCGGGGCGGTGATTCCCTGCGACGGCGGGCAGTCGCTGCACGGCTCGGGCATCATGATGTCCTCGCTGGGGATTCGCTAGCGGCCTTCGTGCCGACCGACCTCGAGGCGCGGCGCTGCCTCGACGGCGGAATTCAAAATTGCACGGAGTCCAGACGTTTGCCCGGGCACATCCATGTCATGCCGCAGAGCGTTCCCAGGGGTAAAGGAGAGCACCATGAAAACACCCCGGATCACCGCCCTGACCCTGACCGCCCTGCTCGCCGCCTGCGGCACGACTCCTCCCTCTAAGCCCCAACCCCTTGGTTTCAGCTCCCTCGACGCACTTCCCACCGACGTTCCAGCCCTCAGCAACGTCATCACCGTCAGCGGCCTCGCACCCAACGAAGAAGTCCAGGTCAGCCTCGAGGGGGACGCGAGCGGCGGCATCATGATGCGCCGCTCGCCCGATGAGCCCTGGAGTCCCTGGTTTAACGCTGACGCTCTGAAGAGCACTCCGCTGCGGGTCCGCAACGGTGATCAGTTGCGCGCCCGCATCACCACTGCAGACAGCGAAGGTGGCACGCGCAGCATGCGGCTGATCCTGGGCTCGGGTCCCACAGCGAAACCCATTCCCTTCCAGACCAAAACCCTGAATCTGGCAGACGCGCCCAGGCTGCACGTAGCCGCCGAGGGAGGTTCGGATCAGAATCCCGGCACGGCGACCAAACCGCTGGCCACCCTAAAGCATGCGCTGAAACAGGCCAAGTCAGGTATTACTCTGGTGCTGCTCAACGGCAAGCATGTGATCAACGAGCCCCTTAACATCACGCAATCCGTCACCCTGCGCGGAGAAGAACAGGAGATGGTCCGCATCGTCTACACGGGATCGGACGCAGCTATCAAGGCGGAATTGGAAGAGGACGAGTCCCTGACGCTGAACAACCTGGTCATCGAAACCCCCTTTGACACTGCCAACCAGCTCACACTTAAAGGCGGCAGCGTCTCCGTGATGGAAAACACACGAACGGTAGGTCTGTCCAAGCACAATATCATCACAGCAACCGATGCCAACCTGATCATTCGGAATTCGTCGCTGTGGACCAAGGGTATTTACTACATCAACAGCTTCGGAGGCCTGCTCTCCAACCGCATCCTCAGCAACAACAACCCGACCAATGTGGTGCTGGTTAACAGCCCGATAGCCGTTTACCAGAACCAGGGGGTCGGTGGGCAGATCCCGGGCCTGCTCGGCACGGTCTCGCTTTCCCTGCTCGCGTCTGCCAAGTGCTCGCAAAGCTTCAAGAACCTGGACGTCTCCTTCATCAAGCAGCATCTGCCGGTCGTCGAGGTGAATGACGAACGCTCCAAGTGCTCTTGAGCCTGTCCAGCCCGCCACAATACCGATCAACAAAGAGGGGAAGGACCGTTCCTTCCCCTCTGGTTAAATGCACCTGCCCTGTGCGCTCGAGGCGGCAAGCTTGCTCGTCGCCTCGAGCGCACCAAACGCCCGGGCTGCTTCGGGCGCTCAGGCGCCGTATTTTTGCAGTTTCAGGGCGTTGGCCATCAAGAGCGGCATCACCTCGGTGCCCTTGCGCAGCATCAGGCTGCCCTTCTGGGCTTCTTCTTCGGTGAAGCGCGCGGCAAGGTCCTTGCGGCCCCAGTTGCTGTGGATCAGGAAGGGCACCGGGTGCCACGAGTGGGTGGTGAGCTTGCTGGGCGTGCTGTGGTCGCCCACCAGGGCCAGCACGTCCGGGTTCAGGGCGCGGATGCGCGGTAGCAGCGCATCGAACAGCTCGATCTTGTGCACCTTCTCCTCGAAGTTGCCGTCCTCACCGGTCGAGTCGGTCTTCTTGATGTGCACGAAGAAGAAGTCGTACCTGTCCCAGTTCGCCTCGAGGACCTGCATCTTCTCCTCGAGCGCGTCCTCATGACCGGGCACCTCGAGGACCTGCATGCCGACCAGTTGTGCGAGGCCCTTGTACATCGGGTACGAGGCGATGCAGGCGGCGTTCAGCCGGTAGACCTCCTCGAAGGAGGGAAAGTGCGGCACGTCCGAGTAACCGCGGAACAGCACGCCGTTGATCTGCGGCTCGCCCTCGAGCGCCTGCTCTGCTTTCTCCACGAAGGCGTTGACCAGTTGCGCGGTGCGCTCGCTGGCGGCGTCTTGCGCCTGGGCGGTCAGCGGCACCACCCCGGTCGCCTGCGGGTCCACGTCCGAGACGTTGGCACCCAGCGGGGTTCCGGTGGCGCGGAAGACCACCACGAAGCGGTGTTCGGACTCGGTGTAGATCTCGACCGGGGTGCCGTTCAGCTCGGGGATGGCCGCGCGCAGCTTCGCCACGACCCGCACGTTCTCCTCGTCGCTGGGGCGGCCCGCGCGGCGATCCTCGACCACGCGTCCGGCACCCAGGGTGGCGAAGTTGCCGCGCACCGCCACGTCTCCGGCGTTCAGTTTCACGCCGATGCCCACGGCCGAGAGCGCGCCGCGTCCCACCGTGTACTTCAGCGGGTCATAGCCGAACAGCGACAGGTGGCCGGGGCCGCTGCCCGGGGTGATGCCGGCTCCGACCAGCTCGATCAGGCCCAGTTGTGACTCGCGCGCCAGGGCATCGAGGTTGGGGGTGGTGGCGCTGGCCAGCTCGGTTTCGCCGTTCGGCTCGAGGGGCAGGCCGCCTACGCCGTCGAGCACCACCATAACGATCTTGGATTCGGTCTTCTTGGAGAGTTCGCGGATGACCTCTAGCATGCCCCAATCTACCAGAGGCCGCGCGGGCCGAACGTCTGGCGGGTCTAGCTGAGCGGACGTTCGAGCGGCATGCCCTGTTCGTCCAGGGCCGGGTAGGGTTCGCTGCGCTCCCGATAGATCTCGGCTAGCTCCGGGTAAAGCCACTCGAAGGACAAGAGCTCGAGGGTCTCAGGATCGAGCTGCGGCGCGTCGTACATCCCGGCGCGCAGGCGCTGGCGCTGCGCCTCGAACAAGATGGTGGCCGCCGCGACCGACACGTTGAGGCTCTGGACCATGCCCATCATCGGGATGATGACGTTGGCGTCGGCGGCCTCGGCGGCGGCCTGCGACACGCCCCACTTTTCTGCGCCCAACAGGACGCAGGTGGGCCGGGTGTAGTCGAGTTCACGGTAGTCCACCGCGCGCTCGGACAGGTGCGTGGCCAGCACCTGAAATCCGCGCGCCTGCATCTCGCGGATGGCGGGCAGTGCCTCGCGGTGCAGCCGCAGCGGCACCCACTTCTCGGCGGACCCGCTGGTGGCGTTGTAGGTGGGCATCCCGCCCTTGGGAACGACCGCGTGCGCCTCAAAAACCCCGACCGCGTCGCAGGAGCGCAAGATGGCCGACAGGTTGTGCGGCTTGTGCACCTCCTCGAGCAACACGCTGAGGGTGGGCTGGCGGTGGCTCAGCACGCGGCGGATCTTGGCCAGGCGTTCGGCCTTCACGCACCCACCCCGCGAAGCACGTCCAAGATCGCCTGACCGTACCTGCGCACCCGTTCGGGTCCCATGCCTTTCACGGCCTGCAGCTCCTCGAGGCTGCGCGGACGCTGGCGGGCGATGTCGGCCAGGGTGGCGTTGGAGGCCACGATGAAGCGTGACACCTCGAGGCGGCGCGCTTCGGCGTTGCGCCAGTCGCGCAACTGCTCGTAGCGCTGGCGCTCCGGGTCGCTCATGCCTTCGGTGGGGTCCTGGCGGGCGGTCACGACCGGCATCAGGATCGACGGCTCGGCGTCTCCGGGCTCGGGTCGCGCTTCCACGTCGGCGCGCGTCTCGGTACCTTCGTCCGTTTCCACCACGACCTCGGGCTCCCCGGCAGGCAGTTCCTCGGCGCTACGCAGGGCGGCCTCGAGGTCGCTCATCAGCTCCTCGGGGTCCTCCAGACCGATGGAGAGCAGCGCCCGGTTGCCCTGCAGGCGGTAGCCCGAGGTGGTGCAGCCCAGCGCGGCTCCCCGGAACATGCGCAGGTGGTGCAGGCGGCCCAGGTCGTCGAGCTCGAGGTGAATCAGCGAGATGGGGTGGTGGGGATCCTCAAGGCGGGCGGCGCGCACGCCGGGCAGTTCGGCCAGGCGTGCGGCCAGTTGTGCGGCCGAGCTCTGCTGGCGCTCGAGGCGCAGTTGCAAGGTGGGCAGGGCGCGCAGCACCAGCAGGCTTTCGAGTTCTCCGGGCGCGAAGCGGCTCCCCTCGAGCGGGGCGCGCAACACGTCGTCCGAGCCGATCAGGCAGGCGAGTTCCAAGTCGCCGTGACCGCTGAGCTGGGCAGCGTGACCGTACACCAGCAAGTCGGCACCGCGCAGCCCGGCGCCGGGTTGGTGGGTGGAATCCAAGACCAGCAGGGCGCCCGCACTCCGGGTGGCGGTGCGCAGTTCCGAGCTCGCTTCGGGCGTCCAGACCATCTTGACGCCGCTCATGTCCGCTTGCGCGAGGTCCTCGAGCGGCAGGCGTTCGACGGCCACTCCGGCGTCGTTCCAGGCATCGAGCAGGCCGGGGGCGTCCTCGCTGACCAGTACCCGTTCGCCGGGGCGCACCAGGCCCGCCAGGGCCAGCAGGGCAGCCGCACCGTTGACGAAGGTCAGCGCAAAAGCTGCGCCCTCCAGGCGGGCCAGTTCAGCCTCGAGATGAGTGCGCCAGGGCGCGTCTTGCAGGGTAAAATTCGGGTACGTCATTCTGGACATTATATCAGCCGCGCTGTTATTGACGAGAGAAAACGCTGAATTTATTTGACAGAACCACATTCAATTGAGTATGAAAGATCAGGAGGCTCATGAGATGCGTATGAAGAAACTGCTTGCTTTTTCGGCCCTGACCCTGGCTCTTTCCGCCACCCCTGCCCTCGCGCAGCAGAGCGTCAACCTGCGTAACGGCGCGGGCTACGGCTTCCTCGGCGTGGAAGCCGAGTTCCCGGTTGCGCGCAACGCCGTGCTGAACGCAGGCGTAGGAACCACCTTCGGCGGCTTCTCGGTCGTCGGCGGCGGTAAGTACTTCTTCCAGCCCGAGCAGCGCCTGGC
The nucleotide sequence above comes from Deinobacterium chartae. Encoded proteins:
- a CDS encoding 2,3-bisphosphoglycerate-independent phosphoglycerate mutase codes for the protein MLEVIRELSKKTESKIVMVVLDGVGGLPLEPNGETELASATTPNLDALARESQLGLIELVGAGITPGSGPGHLSLFGYDPLKYTVGRGALSAVGIGVKLNAGDVAVRGNFATLGAGRVVEDRRAGRPSDEENVRVVAKLRAAIPELNGTPVEIYTESEHRFVVVFRATGTPLGANVSDVDPQATGVVPLTAQAQDAASERTAQLVNAFVEKAEQALEGEPQINGVLFRGYSDVPHFPSFEEVYRLNAACIASYPMYKGLAQLVGMQVLEVPGHEDALEEKMQVLEANWDRYDFFFVHIKKTDSTGEDGNFEEKVHKIELFDALLPRIRALNPDVLALVGDHSTPSKLTTHSWHPVPFLIHSNWGRKDLAARFTEEEAQKGSLMLRKGTEVMPLLMANALKLQKYGA
- the trmH gene encoding tRNA (guanosine(18)-2'-O)-methyltransferase TrmH, giving the protein MKAERLAKIRRVLSHRQPTLSVLLEEVHKPHNLSAILRSCDAVGVFEAHAVVPKGGMPTYNATSGSAEKWVPLRLHREALPAIREMQARGFQVLATHLSERAVDYRELDYTRPTCVLLGAEKWGVSQAAAEAADANVIIPMMGMVQSLNVSVAAATILFEAQRQRLRAGMYDAPQLDPETLELLSFEWLYPELAEIYRERSEPYPALDEQGMPLERPLS
- a CDS encoding SDR family oxidoreductase; protein product: MSDPFQPNLLSGKVALVTGGGSGINLAIAQRMAAQGAALILVGRTLEKVEAAARDLEAAGGRAIGLSADVRDYAALEAAIVQGARHFGGLDIVVCGAAGNFPAPATGMSANGFRSVVDIDLLGTFNTCRAAFEYLRKPGASVVAISAVQALMPTALQSHVSAAKAGVDMLIRTLALEWGPLGVRLNSIAPGPVEDTEGVRRLVPTEAAREALTRSIPLQRFAQGSEIADLALFLCSDAARYITGAVIPCDGGQSLHGSGIMMSSLGIR
- a CDS encoding HRDC domain-containing protein; its protein translation is MTYPNFTLQDAPWRTHLEAELARLEGAAFALTFVNGAAALLALAGLVRPGERVLVSEDAPGLLDAWNDAGVAVERLPLEDLAQADMSGVKMVWTPEASSELRTATRSAGALLVLDSTHQPGAGLRGADLLVYGHAAQLSGHGDLELACLIGSDDVLRAPLEGSRFAPGELESLLVLRALPTLQLRLERQQSSAAQLAARLAELPGVRAARLEDPHHPISLIHLELDDLGRLHHLRMFRGAALGCTTSGYRLQGNRALLSIGLEDPEELMSDLEAALRSAEELPAGEPEVVVETDEGTETRADVEARPEPGDAEPSILMPVVTARQDPTEGMSDPERQRYEQLRDWRNAEARRLEVSRFIVASNATLADIARQRPRSLEELQAVKGMGPERVRRYGQAILDVLRGVGA